The Candidatus Kapaibacterium sp. genome has a segment encoding these proteins:
- a CDS encoding CDP-alcohol phosphatidyltransferase family protein: MTSTEALRLQAWRPAEIEEPTNRWFIHPISWQIVQWSACRGVHPNALSIAGLCCGLGAAVAYGFWEQRWTCVVGFALMVLWHVLDGADGQLARLTGKTSEWGKVLDGLCDHGTFAAIYASLAWSLLPQMGVEALLLAAAAGFSHIVQASSYERQRQLYEQWVLGKPALVAAVELVPRGVRPLYRAYLAVQSSLSGEYRFARVERSLKVDSLPLLREWYRWLFRPVVYGWSLLSSNYRTLALFVASFLGVPAAFWWWEFVGLNLALLGLLVWTSARQRRLLGLIQEHGFRERPLYR; the protein is encoded by the coding sequence ATGACGTCAACGGAAGCACTGCGTCTCCAAGCATGGCGCCCTGCTGAGATTGAGGAACCGACGAACCGGTGGTTCATCCATCCCATCAGTTGGCAGATTGTGCAATGGAGTGCATGCCGGGGGGTGCATCCGAACGCACTCTCCATAGCGGGGCTCTGCTGTGGGCTCGGGGCAGCTGTGGCGTATGGATTCTGGGAGCAGCGGTGGACGTGCGTGGTTGGGTTTGCCTTGATGGTGCTGTGGCATGTTCTAGACGGTGCCGATGGGCAACTGGCGCGGCTGACAGGGAAGACGTCAGAATGGGGCAAGGTGCTCGATGGGCTCTGCGACCATGGGACCTTCGCGGCTATCTACGCATCGCTGGCATGGTCGCTCCTGCCCCAGATGGGGGTGGAGGCACTCTTGTTGGCAGCAGCCGCCGGGTTCAGCCACATTGTCCAGGCTAGCTCCTATGAGCGGCAGCGGCAGCTCTACGAGCAGTGGGTCCTCGGAAAGCCAGCATTGGTTGCAGCTGTTGAGCTTGTCCCGCGGGGCGTCCGTCCCCTCTATCGGGCCTACCTCGCTGTGCAGAGCTCCCTCAGTGGAGAGTATCGGTTCGCTCGAGTAGAGCGGTCACTCAAGGTCGATTCCCTCCCGCTCCTCCGGGAGTGGTATCGCTGGCTCTTCCGGCCGGTTGTCTACGGTTGGTCGCTCCTGAGTTCCAATTACCGCACTCTTGCGCTCTTCGTGGCAAGCTTCTTAGGGGTTCCTGCAGCCTTCTGGTGGTGGGAGTTCGTTGGACTGAACCTCGCGTTGTTGGGATTGCTCGTCTGGACCTCTGCGCGGCAGAGGCGACTGCTGGGACTGATACAAGAGCATGGCTTCCGCGAACGTCCCCTGTACCGTTAG